The Cellulophaga sp. RHA19 genome includes the window AAATCTAATTCTACTAATTGACTAATAAATAATACGTTTTTTCTACTAATATTATATAATTCATTTAGTTTTGATTCTGATTCTACTAGCTTGTTGGTAGATTTAATACTCTCTACCAAAACTATATTTTTTGTGTACGACTGTACTTGATTATATGAAACGTTCCATATAATCACAGAAATTATCAAGAATAGTACTACAGATATGAGTATGAGTTTTTTGCCCATAGTATAGGTGGAAAAAAGGGGGTTAAAGGTTTGTAACTTTTAAATGGTACTATAAAGCTACAAAATACTTCTTGTTTATGTAGTATTTTTAACACCTAAAATTTTAACTATTTTGTTACAATAGTATAGAAAGCAGGCATTTAATTATAGACTGTATCTTTTTATGTATGGTTGGTAAATACTAATTTGTTCTTTTTTTACCTAAATGTTAAAGACTTCTTAATTAGTTATTTGATATTTGTATTGTTTATGTTTTTATGAACTTTTATATTTATTATTTATCTGTAAGTTTGCTTATTTATTACAGATTATTCTTTTAATAATATAGTCTTATCTTACATAAAATGTAGTTAAGTATTGCATTATAGAATAGCTTAATCCTTTTGTTTTAAATTAATTAAATTATGTAGTATTTATTTTTATTTCTTTATAAGAAATTACTTACCTTTGAATTCCCCAAGCATTTTACAAACTTAATTATTTACGATATGAAGAAAATTGTACTCAAATTCTACTTTATTGCTAAAAACAAGTTTTTGGCTTGTAACTCTTTCTATAATAACTATTTAAAATTTAGTCATTCTATATTAGGCTGTACAGCTTAAAGTTTTGTTTTATAAAAAACATATAGTGTGTAATTATACAATATAGCTGCTTTTTAGATTACAGTTAATACTCTAACAGGTTATATTATTAGTTGTAGCTGTGCTTTTTTATGAAAACAGACTTTTGCTCTTACATAAAAATATAATAAATCTTATGACTACTTACTAAAGTTTTTTAAACAAAAAAGTATAGACATTAGAAAGTTCCTTGTGCGTAAATTTTATAATTTATCTTCAAGGGCAATAGGACTGGTATGTCTATTCTTATCTGTTAAAAACAAAGTCAAAATCTTTTATTTAGGTCATAAGTAATTTATTATCAATTAATTAATTCTTAATTTAATTTTACTACTATGAAATTATTAAAACCTTTTTTATTAGTTACATGCTTGTTTGTAAGCGTGTTTTTAAAGGCTCAAACTCCAGACGGAGAACTAAAACGATGGCACAAATTATCGTTAACATTTAATGGGCCAAGTACAACAGAGACCTCTAACCCAAATCCATTTTCAGATTACAGGTTAGACGTTACATTTACACACATAAGCAGTAGCAGAAGTTATACTGTGCCTGGTTATTTTGCAGCTTGTGGTGATGCAGAAAACACAGGTTGTAGCTCTGGTAATAAATGGAGAGTAAATTTTGCTCCGGATGATATTGGAGCTTGGAACTGGACAGCTGTTTTTAAGTCAGGATCAAATGTAGCTATTAATGGTGGTGGTTCTAATGCAGGATTTATGAATGGTGCAACCGGAACCTTTAACATTGCAGAATCTGATAAATCTGGTAAAGATTTTAGAAGAAAAAACCTAGGTAGGCTACAGTATGTGGGAGAACACTATTTAAAACATACTGGTACTAACCCTAATAAACCAAATGGTCCTTGGTTTTTAAAAGTAGGCGCAGATTCTCCAGAAAATAGGTTTCACTACGTAGATTTTGATGGTACACCTGGTAACACAGCAGGTGGTAACAAAAGTAAAACTTGGCAAGCACATACTAGAGATTATGTAGCTACAGATGCTAGTGCTTATACCTGGAACGGTGGTAAAGGAAAAGGTTTGCTAGGTTCTATTAATTACTTATCTGGTCAGGGAGCAAATGTGATATCTTTTTTAACATGGGCAGCTGGTGGTGATGATGGTGCTGTTTTTCCTCATATATTAAAAGTTTCATCAAGCGATTATTCTAGTACGGGTAAATCTGGACAATGGAATAAATTACATAAAGATAGGTTTGATGTATCTAAACTTGCCCAGTGGGAGAAAGTGATGGAATACGCTGATAAAAAAGGAATGTATCTGCATTTTAAAACAATGGAAACAGAGAATTGTGAAAAAATGGATGGTCATACTTTTGGTAGAGAAAGAAAACTGTATTACCGCGAGTTAATTGCTAGATTTGGTCACCATTTGGCATTAAACTGGAACTTATCTGAAGAAACGACACTTAAAGATGAAGTTGTAAAATCTACAGTTAATTACATAAAAAACCTAGATCCGTATAAGCACCATATTGTATTACACACATATCCAGGACAACAAGACCAAAGATACAATCCGTTAATTGGTAATAAATCTAACCTTACAGGTGTATCTGTACAAACAAGTCAAAATAATGTACATAAAGATATACGTAGATGGGTAATAAACTCAAGAAATGCTGGTAGAAAATGGGTGGTAGCAAATGATGAGCAAGGTAGTGCAACACAAGGTATTATGGTGTCTGACAAGCAGGTTAGAGAAAAAGTACTTTGGGCAACATTTTTAGCTGGTGGTGCTGGTGTAGAGTATTACAGTGGTTACACTAGTGATGATGGAGATCTTAACGGTCAAGATCATAGAAAAAGAGGAGCTAAATATAAAGAAGGAAGCTATGCTCTTAACTTTTTTAATGAAAACCTTTTATCTGGTATAACAAAAATGGTTTCAGATGATGGTATTACTGCAGATAGTAAAGATTATGTTTTTGCTGAAGAAGGAAAAACATATGCTATTTACAGACCAAACGGAGGAAGCACATCTTTAAGCTTACCTAGTGGTAACAATAAATATAATGTGCAATGGTTTAACCCTAGAGCAGGAGGTAATTTAACAGCTAAAACTACTTTGGGTTCTAATTTAGTAGCTCCAGATAATAATGACTGGGTTGCTTTAGTTACAAGTAAAAATGACGACGGTAATGCAGGTGGTTGTACTAATAACCTAGCAGCAACACTAACTCAAGATGCTTATTTGCAAGGAACAACAAGGTTTAATAACGGCGATTTAAGAGTTGAGAGTGGTAAAAGACTGGCTTACCTACAATTTACCGTACCAGCAACAACTAAAACGGTTACAAGTGCAAAACTAGAGTTAACAGTTTCTAGTGATGGTGGTAATGGCTTAATAGAGGTTTTTAAAGGTAGTGCAAACAGTTGGTCAGAGGCTAACTTGTCTAATTCTAACAAACCATCAGAAGGTGTTAAATTAGGATCATTAAATACCAATTACAGTATTGGTAATACATACACTTGGAACCTGTCTAACGTAACACCAGGACAAACAATTTCTTTAATTGTAAAGCAAACAGGTGGTAATGATGTTTCTTTTTCTTCAAAAGAAGGAGTGGCTTCTCCAAGACTTATTTTAAATATTGAGTGTGATGAAG containing:
- a CDS encoding carbohydrate-binding protein, whose amino-acid sequence is MKLLKPFLLVTCLFVSVFLKAQTPDGELKRWHKLSLTFNGPSTTETSNPNPFSDYRLDVTFTHISSSRSYTVPGYFAACGDAENTGCSSGNKWRVNFAPDDIGAWNWTAVFKSGSNVAINGGGSNAGFMNGATGTFNIAESDKSGKDFRRKNLGRLQYVGEHYLKHTGTNPNKPNGPWFLKVGADSPENRFHYVDFDGTPGNTAGGNKSKTWQAHTRDYVATDASAYTWNGGKGKGLLGSINYLSGQGANVISFLTWAAGGDDGAVFPHILKVSSSDYSSTGKSGQWNKLHKDRFDVSKLAQWEKVMEYADKKGMYLHFKTMETENCEKMDGHTFGRERKLYYRELIARFGHHLALNWNLSEETTLKDEVVKSTVNYIKNLDPYKHHIVLHTYPGQQDQRYNPLIGNKSNLTGVSVQTSQNNVHKDIRRWVINSRNAGRKWVVANDEQGSATQGIMVSDKQVREKVLWATFLAGGAGVEYYSGYTSDDGDLNGQDHRKRGAKYKEGSYALNFFNENLLSGITKMVSDDGITADSKDYVFAEEGKTYAIYRPNGGSTSLSLPSGNNKYNVQWFNPRAGGNLTAKTTLGSNLVAPDNNDWVALVTSKNDDGNAGGCTNNLAATLTQDAYLQGTTRFNNGDLRVESGKRLAYLQFTVPATTKTVTSAKLELTVSSDGGNGLIEVFKGSANSWSEANLSNSNKPSEGVKLGSLNTNYSIGNTYTWNLSNVTPGQTISLIVKQTGGNDVSFSSKEGVASPRLILNIECDEVSSAVDTSISLPGILEAESFTDQLGIEVENTSDVGGGKNIGYVESGDFTSYKVSVAEAGVYKVQAKVATKTTGGKIKINADGTSVGELTVANTGGWQTWQTVSTTVNLEAGEQTLQLNFTGGSGYLFNVNKLIFEEDVTTVEPGNDCIAVEKNGVVAVEAEHFHSQSKDGDRKWYTFNETTTGTTTPDPDANHYNGASGSGYLEILPDTRVTHSDPLNAQSFSNQPGKIAIVDYKVKFTSPGKYFVWVRAYSTGSEDNGVHVGINGTWPASGQKMQWCSGKQQWTWESKQRTNANHCGEPQKIFVDVPSAGVHTISFSMREDGFEMDKFVLSKTYTKPVGSGPEEVLEGCSSSSSRSAAVTLKVMSSEVKVFPNPAQDYITVSGVTTGEQIIVYDFTGNVVLKKVASTTAETLDVSTLKSGKYIIKTQGEKGIHFLKK